The genomic DNA GTTTCATATTTTCGGTATATGTTACTTTATCTATTATATCGGCCGTTGCACTTCGTAATTATTTAAGGAAAAACAGTTATGTAGATTATAATTCTATTATTCTGGCTCCCTTAACTCCATCTATTTCGGTAATTGCTCCTGCATATAACGAAGAACGCACCATTATTGAAAATATTCGTGCATTACTGTCTTTGTATTACAACAATTTTGAGGTAATTATTGTGAATGATGGAAGTACGGATAATACATTCGAACGGATCATTGAAGCTTATGATCTGGAACGGGTAAGCTATTTTTTCGATTACCGGATCCCATGCGAACGTATAAAAGGTGTTTATAAATCGCGCAACCGCTCTTTTAAAAAATTGACGGTGATCGATAAAACAAATGGAGGAAAGGCTGATGCTTTGAATGCAGGTATCAATATCTCCAAAAAAGATCTGATCTGTTGTATTGACGTTGATTCCATCATGGAGCCGGACGCGCTCTTGAAAATGGTAAAGCCGTTCATGGAAGAAAATGAAAAACAAGTAATTGGTACCGGTGGTGTTATCCGTATTGCCAACTCCTGTGTTATCGAAGACGGACAGATCAAAGAAATACGGCTTCCTACGGAATTTCTTCCCCGGGTACAGGTACTTGAATACACTCGTGCCTTCCTTTTGACGCGTATGGCATGGGGAAAACTGAATGGCCTTCTGCTGATCTCAGGAGCGCTTGGGATGTTCAATAAAGAAATAGTCATCAAATGTGGCGGTTATAGCACCAAAACCGTAGGAGAAGACATGGAACTGGTAGTACGTATGCGTCGTTACATGTCTGAACAGAAACGCCCCTATCAGGTCGTATATATTCCGGATCCATTGGTTTGGACGGAAGTACCATCATCAGGGAAAGTATTGTCCAGACAACGTAACCGGTGGACCCGCGGTACCCTGGAAACCCTACTGACACACCGCAAACTCTTCATGAACCCCAAATACGGAGTATTGGGCATGTTGGGTTATTCTTACTGGTTGTTCTTTGAATGGCTGGCTCCGATTCTGGAATTCATGGGGTATCTCTATTTTATTTTCCTATTGATCGTTAGTGCAGTTAACTGGCCTTTTTTCCTGATTCTCCTGGCCTTCGTATATACTTTTGCAGTATTACTAAGTACCTGGGCTGTATTGTTCGAAGAAAAGACCTATCATAAATACAAGCACCGCCGGGATGTACTCCTACTGATCGGCACAGCGTTCCTAGAACCTATTATTTATCATCCCAGAACAGTTTGGTGGGCAATACGTGGAAATTTCGACTATCTGCGGGGAGTCAGAAGCTGGGGTAGTATGGAACGTGAAGGATTCGGAAAAGATAAAAAGAAAAAGCAAAAAAAGAGAGTCAGGAAAGCAGAGACCGTTCATCAAATTAAAGAATCGATGAAACAGGAAAACCCAGATACTCTCGATACTTAATAGACGAAATATGATACAAAGATTCTTCTTCATTTGTTTTTTTGTCCTTTCAATTACATCGCAGGGTAAAGGACAAGATATAAAATATCAGGTACAAAATAATATACCATACTACAGTGGCCAGGAACAAGATGCTTACGCTAAAGAGCGCTGTGTGCTGGATATCTATTATCCTGAAAACAAAAAAGAATTTGCCACTGTTATATGGTTTCATGGTGGAGGAATCACAGGTGGCAATAAGCATATTCCACAGGAATTAAAAGAAAAGGGAATATGTATCGTTGCAGCCAATTATCGTCTGCATCCCAAAGCGACATGCCCTAAATATATTGAAGACGCGGCATCAGCAGTCGCATGGACTTTCAAAAACATTGAAAAGTACGGCGGTGATACGAACCTTATTTTCGTATCAGGACATTCGGCCGGAGGATATTTAGCTGCTATGGTCGGACTAGACAAAAGATGGCTGAAATCCCATGATATAGATGCGGATAGGATAGCCGGACTGGTCCCGTTTAGCGGGCATACCATCACCCATATGACCATTCGTAAGGAAAGGGGTATTTCCGATAAACAACCTGTTATTGATGAATACGCCCCGTTGTTTCATGTCCGCCCGGATGCTCCGCCATTATTGTTAATGACAGGCGACAGGGAGTTGGAAATGTTGGGAAGATATGAAGAAAACGCATACCTTATGCGCATGATGAAAATAGCCGGCCATAAGCATACGATACTATATGAATTTGATGGATACGGACACGATATGCTCACGCCTGCCTATCCTTTACTACTGGAATTTATCCGTAAAACGGTCCGGAATAATTCATCCAAATGACCAGGAAGGGATCATTCATTCTTCTAATTCTGTTAAATAAAGTCCTTCTGGATAATCTTTGCAAATCATAAAAATCATTCCTGAAAAAACATTACCTTTGAAATCTTTTTCAATATTTTGTTTTTATTATGCACATTGCGATAGCTGGAAATATTGGTTCCGGAAAGACCACCCTAACTGGATTATTATCCAAACATTACGGGTGGGAAGCTCATTATGAAAATGCCGATGACAATCCTTACCTGGATGACTTTTATGAAGACATGCAACACTGGTCTTTCAACCTGCAGGTTTATTTTCTGAATGAACGTTTCGGACAAATACAGGAGATTAGGAAATCGGGGTTAACGGTGGTGCAGGACCGCACCATCTATGAAGATGCATATATATTTGCAGCCAACCTTCATTCCATGGGATTAATGAGTATGCGGGATTACAGGACCTATCGTTCCCTTTTTGACAAGATGGCAAGTTTTATCCAACCGCCCGACCTGTTGATTTATCTCCGGGCATCAGTTCCTACTTTAGTCCGTCAAATACAAAAAAGAGGAAGAGCTTATGAAAGTGGCATCAGATTGGATTATCTCAGTAAACTGAACGACCGTTATGAAAAATGGATCAATAAGTATATCTCGGGAAAAGTACTGGTCATTGACGTGGATACCATCCATTTTGACGAAAAACCGGAAGATCTGAATACCATCATCAATCGCATAGATGCACAGATACATGGTCTTTTTTAATATTCTGTTTTTATTCTGAACATGAATCAAACTTTATATATTTATAATAGCCTGACCCATAACAAGGAACAATTTGTTCCGTTTTGCCCTCCTAATGTGGGATTGTATGTCTGTGGTCCGACTGTATATGGGGATGCACATCTGGGTCATGCCCGACCTGCGATCACCTTTGACCTGCTGTTCCGTTACCTGAAGCATATTGACTATAAAGTACGTTATGTACGTAATATTACAGATGTTGGACATCTTGTCAATGATGCCGATGCCGGAGAAGACAAAATATGCAAAAAAGCACGTCTGGATGAGGTAGAACCCATGGAAATTGTCCAGTACTATACCTACCGGTACCATCATAATATGGAACAGCTGAATGTTTTGCCGCCCAGCATTGAGCCTACGGCATCCGGACATATGATCGAGCAGATACAGATGGTGCAGAAAATAA from Bacteroidales bacterium includes the following:
- a CDS encoding alpha/beta hydrolase translates to MIQRFFFICFFVLSITSQGKGQDIKYQVQNNIPYYSGQEQDAYAKERCVLDIYYPENKKEFATVIWFHGGGITGGNKHIPQELKEKGICIVAANYRLHPKATCPKYIEDAASAVAWTFKNIEKYGGDTNLIFVSGHSAGGYLAAMVGLDKRWLKSHDIDADRIAGLVPFSGHTITHMTIRKERGISDKQPVIDEYAPLFHVRPDAPPLLLMTGDRELEMLGRYEENAYLMRMMKIAGHKHTILYEFDGYGHDMLTPAYPLLLEFIRKTVRNNSSK
- a CDS encoding glycosyltransferase family 2 protein, with translation MNHIFSDIFFFVVNNLIFLLTCFIFSVYVTLSIISAVALRNYLRKNSYVDYNSIILAPLTPSISVIAPAYNEERTIIENIRALLSLYYNNFEVIIVNDGSTDNTFERIIEAYDLERVSYFFDYRIPCERIKGVYKSRNRSFKKLTVIDKTNGGKADALNAGINISKKDLICCIDVDSIMEPDALLKMVKPFMEENEKQVIGTGGVIRIANSCVIEDGQIKEIRLPTEFLPRVQVLEYTRAFLLTRMAWGKLNGLLLISGALGMFNKEIVIKCGGYSTKTVGEDMELVVRMRRYMSEQKRPYQVVYIPDPLVWTEVPSSGKVLSRQRNRWTRGTLETLLTHRKLFMNPKYGVLGMLGYSYWLFFEWLAPILEFMGYLYFIFLLIVSAVNWPFFLILLAFVYTFAVLLSTWAVLFEEKTYHKYKHRRDVLLLIGTAFLEPIIYHPRTVWWAIRGNFDYLRGVRSWGSMEREGFGKDKKKKQKKRVRKAETVHQIKESMKQENPDTLDT
- a CDS encoding deoxynucleoside kinase, translating into MHIAIAGNIGSGKTTLTGLLSKHYGWEAHYENADDNPYLDDFYEDMQHWSFNLQVYFLNERFGQIQEIRKSGLTVVQDRTIYEDAYIFAANLHSMGLMSMRDYRTYRSLFDKMASFIQPPDLLIYLRASVPTLVRQIQKRGRAYESGIRLDYLSKLNDRYEKWINKYISGKVLVIDVDTIHFDEKPEDLNTIINRIDAQIHGLF